One region of Acidimicrobiia bacterium genomic DNA includes:
- a CDS encoding branched-chain amino acid ABC transporter permease/ATP-binding protein: MTLASFVTWNLLFKGVVGGLITGLVAMGIVLVYRSSRVINFAVGNMGVPATALFAVMVAVSGWPYWLSLALALVLGVLTGVLIELAVIRRLFKAPRVIVFVATIGVAQLCEAITLSLPAYRTGSLQTQFPLPFTGTWHPGLDIEVSASQILVLIVVPLIALGLWWLLGHTAFGDAVRASATNADLARMTGINPKMVSTGVWAIAGFLATTAVFLTATDQVSADLVNIGPDTLLRGMAAALIGGMVSFPRAMLGGVAIGIIDRVLFFNYTNETGLVQFVLFLAVLVLVAVVSRRDTASAGESFQFAPRIAAVPERLRDIWWVKRMPQFLAGLALVASVVGPLLVDKSERHQTWTMVVAFALCAVSVVVLTGWGGQLSLGQMAFAGLGALTAAALIRGLSADIGWHSLRLINGSLPGVSFPWALLLGASFASLVAVLVGVGALRVRGLLLAVSTLAFAIAAQLYLFSRPFFTAGFSTIEIPRADIGPLELTHRNRAYYYFVLIVLVVVLLLVGHLKRTGIGRIIVGVRENELAAAAMTVSPARAKLIAFAVGGFIAGLGGVLLGAVNLTFGPAERFFLVEDSIRLISIAVIGGLGSLSGAVVGAVWVVGLPAFWPQNEIVPLFTSSIGLLLILLYIPGGFVQIGHYVRDSLLRWVDKRMGPVEQTKTITAPPASLRRAATLEPARCNADGSVLATHQLSVQFGGLVAVDHVDFHANPGEVIGLIGNNGAGKSTLLNAIGGFVSSRGSVALLGRDVSKKNAQQRARAGLGRTFQAARLYPELTVRDTIELALEARRRTSFWGSLLWLPSIKVERSKHSEASELIDFLGLGRYADRYIAELSTGTRRIVELTTVLAVAPRVICLDEPTAGVAQREAEAFGPLILRVQQELDATLVVVEHDLPLILSISTRVYCLEAGQIIAHGAPGEIRDNPRVVASYLGTDERAIQRSNAPA, encoded by the coding sequence ATGACGCTCGCGTCGTTCGTCACTTGGAACCTGCTGTTCAAGGGCGTCGTCGGTGGCCTGATCACCGGGCTCGTGGCGATGGGCATCGTCCTCGTGTACCGATCGAGCCGTGTCATCAACTTCGCAGTCGGCAACATGGGTGTGCCCGCCACCGCGCTCTTCGCGGTGATGGTCGCGGTCAGTGGGTGGCCCTACTGGTTGTCGTTGGCCCTCGCGCTCGTGCTCGGCGTGCTCACCGGTGTGTTGATCGAGCTCGCGGTGATCCGCCGCTTGTTCAAGGCGCCCCGGGTGATCGTGTTCGTGGCGACCATCGGCGTGGCCCAACTGTGCGAGGCCATCACGCTCTCGCTGCCCGCATACCGGACCGGCTCGCTGCAGACCCAGTTTCCGCTGCCGTTCACCGGCACCTGGCACCCCGGCCTCGACATCGAGGTCAGCGCGAGTCAGATCCTCGTGCTGATCGTGGTCCCCTTGATCGCGCTCGGGCTGTGGTGGCTGCTCGGCCACACCGCCTTCGGCGACGCCGTGCGCGCCTCGGCGACAAATGCCGATCTCGCGCGCATGACCGGCATCAACCCCAAGATGGTGTCGACCGGGGTCTGGGCGATCGCCGGCTTCCTCGCGACGACTGCCGTCTTCTTGACCGCCACCGATCAGGTCTCCGCCGACCTCGTGAACATCGGGCCCGACACGCTCCTGCGCGGCATGGCCGCCGCACTCATCGGGGGAATGGTGTCGTTCCCGCGCGCCATGCTCGGAGGCGTCGCTATCGGCATCATCGACCGGGTGCTCTTCTTCAACTACACGAACGAGACCGGCCTCGTGCAGTTCGTTCTCTTCCTCGCCGTGCTCGTGCTGGTCGCGGTCGTGAGCCGACGCGACACGGCTTCCGCGGGTGAGAGCTTCCAGTTCGCGCCGCGCATCGCCGCGGTGCCTGAACGGCTGCGCGACATCTGGTGGGTCAAGCGCATGCCGCAGTTCCTCGCAGGCCTCGCGCTGGTTGCGTCGGTGGTGGGGCCCCTACTGGTCGACAAGTCGGAGCGTCACCAGACCTGGACGATGGTCGTCGCGTTCGCCCTGTGCGCGGTCTCGGTCGTGGTCTTGACGGGGTGGGGCGGCCAACTGTCGCTCGGGCAGATGGCGTTCGCGGGACTCGGCGCGCTCACGGCCGCCGCGCTCATCCGAGGCCTCTCGGCCGACATCGGGTGGCACAGCCTGCGCCTCATCAACGGGAGCCTCCCCGGGGTCTCGTTCCCGTGGGCACTGCTCCTCGGTGCGAGCTTCGCCAGCCTCGTCGCCGTGCTCGTGGGCGTCGGAGCGTTACGCGTGCGCGGGCTCCTGCTCGCGGTCAGCACACTTGCGTTCGCCATCGCCGCCCAGCTGTACCTGTTCAGCCGCCCGTTCTTCACCGCCGGGTTCTCGACCATCGAGATCCCGCGCGCGGACATCGGGCCACTGGAGCTCACGCACCGGAACCGTGCGTACTACTACTTCGTGCTCATCGTCCTCGTCGTCGTCCTGCTCCTGGTCGGGCATCTCAAGCGAACCGGCATCGGTCGCATAATCGTCGGTGTCCGTGAGAACGAGCTCGCGGCCGCGGCGATGACCGTCTCTCCTGCGCGCGCCAAACTCATCGCCTTCGCCGTCGGTGGCTTCATCGCCGGCCTCGGCGGTGTGCTCCTCGGCGCGGTGAACCTCACGTTCGGTCCCGCGGAGCGCTTCTTCCTGGTGGAGGACTCGATCCGCCTGATCTCGATCGCGGTGATCGGTGGCCTCGGCAGCCTGTCGGGCGCGGTCGTCGGGGCGGTCTGGGTCGTCGGTCTCCCAGCCTTCTGGCCGCAGAACGAGATCGTGCCTCTGTTCACGTCGAGCATCGGGCTGCTCTTGATCCTGCTGTACATCCCCGGGGGTTTCGTGCAGATCGGCCACTACGTGCGCGACTCGCTGCTGCGATGGGTCGACAAGCGCATGGGCCCGGTCGAGCAGACGAAGACGATCACCGCGCCCCCGGCGTCGCTCCGTCGAGCTGCCACGCTCGAGCCGGCGCGGTGCAATGCCGACGGAAGCGTGCTCGCCACCCACCAGCTCAGCGTGCAGTTCGGTGGCCTCGTGGCGGTCGACCACGTGGACTTCCACGCCAACCCCGGCGAGGTGATCGGCCTCATCGGCAACAACGGCGCCGGGAAGTCGACGTTGCTCAATGCGATCGGTGGCTTCGTGTCCAGTCGCGGTTCCGTGGCGCTCCTCGGACGCGACGTGAGCAAGAAGAACGCGCAGCAGCGCGCTCGGGCGGGGCTCGGCCGCACGTTCCAGGCCGCCCGCCTCTACCCCGAGTTGACCGTCCGCGACACCATCGAGCTCGCACTCGAAGCGCGTCGCCGTACGTCGTTCTGGGGATCGTTGCTGTGGCTCCCGTCGATCAAGGTAGAGCGTTCCAAGCACTCCGAGGCGAGCGAACTCATCGACTTCCTCGGCCTCGGCCGCTACGCCGACCGGTACATCGCCGAGCTGTCGACAGGCACCCGCCGCATCGTCGAGCTCACGACCGTGCTCGCGGTCGCTCCCCGCGTGATCTGTCTCGACGAGCCGACCGCGGGAGTGGCGCAACGCGAGGCCGAGGCGTTCGGCCCGCTCATCCTCCGGGTGCAGCAGGAGCTCGACGCCACGTTGGTCGTCGTGGAGCACGACCTGCCACTCATCCTCTCCATCAGCACCCGCGTGTACTGCCTCGAGGCCGGTCAGATCATTGCCCACGGCGCGCCGGGCGAGATCCGCGACAACCCCCGCGTGGTGGCGTCGTACCTCGGCACCGACGAGCGCGCCATCCAGCGCAGCAACGCGCCGGCATAA
- a CDS encoding ATP-binding protein, which produces MEDAERGDGSAAALAATVLEEEDAREIAQKRAREQVIFPDELLPGVNSEPVSFTDAFRVGGKLMFIVLGLLLAFDELEGAAISVLAPEIRRTFGISEGAIVFIATASSAFFVLGAVPMGWLADRVKRVPIVGWASMAFGFFVFCSGLATSAFMLFWTRFATGIAKANSIPVHQSLIADNYPIGIRARMSAVMNMGAHGIGLASPVLCAAIATWAGGVEGWRWAWFILGIPVILVAVLAFFMKEPPRGQFEKQDVLGEVIEDAQPAPISMEAAFARIKRVRTIRTVLVAFCALGFGLFSQPALESLYLDDTLHVNDLLQRGLILSLSGIAALPILPFVGRYFDRVYRLDPAKALAIVGALILPSALLVPIQFSVSSSTWFWILKIPQSILTASAFAMVGPVLQAVVPYRLRGMGTAMSTLYIFFIGGFMGGLVAAFFTDAIGVRGTVIVLGVPSAIIGGALLMNGARYIRNDLSLVVEELLEEQEEHRKRFVDHEDIPLLQLANIDFSYGPVQVLFGVDFEVRKGETLALLGTNGAGKSTALRVISGLAVPERGVVRLNGQNITYVSPEQRAKFLRVMQLPGGHGVFGNLTVEQNMNVSARLNASGRSEVQRRVANVFELFPELAGHRRQLASSLSGGEQQMVALARVLIHEPELLMIDELSLGLAPLVVQRLLELVEQLKQRGQTMIIVEQSLNVAMAVADRAIFLEKGEVKFEGPTAGLLERGDLARAVFFGTEGG; this is translated from the coding sequence GTGGAGGACGCAGAACGGGGTGACGGAAGCGCCGCGGCGCTCGCCGCGACGGTTCTCGAGGAGGAAGACGCGCGCGAGATCGCCCAGAAGCGCGCTCGAGAGCAGGTCATCTTCCCCGACGAGCTGCTCCCCGGCGTCAACTCGGAGCCGGTGTCGTTCACCGATGCGTTCCGGGTGGGCGGCAAGCTCATGTTCATCGTGCTCGGGCTCTTGCTCGCCTTCGACGAGCTCGAGGGCGCGGCCATCAGCGTGCTCGCACCCGAGATCCGAAGGACGTTCGGGATCAGCGAGGGCGCGATCGTGTTCATCGCGACGGCCTCGTCGGCGTTCTTCGTGCTCGGCGCGGTTCCGATGGGATGGCTCGCCGACCGTGTGAAGCGCGTGCCGATCGTCGGGTGGGCGAGCATGGCGTTCGGTTTCTTCGTGTTCTGCTCGGGGCTGGCCACGAGCGCGTTCATGCTCTTCTGGACGCGGTTCGCGACAGGGATCGCCAAGGCGAACAGCATCCCGGTGCACCAGTCGTTGATCGCCGACAACTATCCGATCGGCATCCGCGCCCGGATGTCGGCAGTCATGAACATGGGTGCCCACGGCATCGGGCTCGCGAGCCCTGTGCTGTGCGCCGCGATCGCCACCTGGGCCGGCGGTGTCGAGGGCTGGCGCTGGGCCTGGTTCATCCTCGGTATCCCGGTCATCCTCGTCGCGGTGCTGGCCTTCTTCATGAAGGAACCCCCGCGCGGCCAGTTCGAGAAGCAAGACGTGCTCGGCGAGGTGATCGAAGACGCGCAGCCGGCGCCCATCTCGATGGAAGCCGCATTCGCCCGCATCAAGCGGGTCCGCACGATCCGGACGGTGCTCGTGGCGTTCTGCGCGCTCGGCTTCGGCCTGTTCAGCCAACCAGCCCTTGAATCGCTCTATCTCGACGACACCCTGCACGTCAACGATCTGCTGCAGCGGGGACTCATCCTCAGCCTGTCGGGTATCGCGGCCCTGCCGATCCTGCCCTTCGTGGGTCGCTACTTCGACCGGGTCTACCGCCTGGACCCGGCCAAGGCTCTCGCGATCGTTGGCGCGCTCATCCTGCCGTCGGCACTCCTCGTACCCATCCAGTTCAGCGTGAGCAGCAGCACGTGGTTCTGGATCCTGAAGATCCCGCAGTCGATCCTCACCGCGTCGGCGTTCGCGATGGTCGGCCCGGTGCTCCAGGCAGTCGTGCCGTACCGCCTGCGCGGCATGGGCACCGCGATGTCGACCCTCTACATCTTCTTCATCGGCGGCTTCATGGGCGGCCTGGTGGCGGCCTTCTTCACCGACGCGATCGGGGTACGCGGCACGGTGATCGTCCTCGGTGTACCGAGCGCGATCATCGGCGGCGCGTTACTGATGAACGGCGCGCGCTATATCCGCAACGACCTCTCGTTGGTCGTCGAGGAGTTGCTCGAGGAACAAGAAGAACACCGGAAGCGCTTCGTCGACCACGAAGACATCCCGCTCCTGCAGCTGGCGAACATCGACTTCTCGTACGGCCCGGTGCAGGTGCTCTTCGGAGTCGACTTCGAGGTACGAAAAGGCGAGACCCTCGCGCTCCTCGGCACGAACGGCGCGGGTAAATCGACGGCGTTGCGCGTGATCAGCGGGCTCGCGGTGCCCGAACGCGGGGTCGTCCGGCTCAACGGCCAGAACATCACCTACGTCTCGCCCGAGCAACGGGCAAAGTTCCTCCGCGTCATGCAGCTCCCCGGTGGCCACGGCGTGTTCGGCAACCTCACGGTGGAACAGAACATGAACGTGAGCGCGCGGCTCAACGCGTCGGGACGCAGCGAGGTGCAGCGGCGCGTGGCGAACGTGTTCGAGCTCTTTCCCGAGCTTGCGGGCCATCGACGGCAGCTTGCGTCCAGCCTGTCCGGTGGCGAGCAACAGATGGTCGCGCTGGCGCGGGTCCTGATCCACGAGCCCGAGCTGCTCATGATCGACGAGCTCTCGCTGGGCCTCGCGCCCCTGGTCGTGCAACGGCTCCTCGAGCTGGTCGAGCAGCTCAAGCAGCGCGGCCAGACGATGATCATCGTGGAGCAGTCCCTCAACGTGGCGATGGCCGTCGCCGACCGTGCGATCTTCCTGGAGAAGGGCGAAGTCAAGTTCGAAGGCCCTACCGCGGGTCTCCTCGAACGCGGCGACCTCGCCCGCGCAGTGTTCTTCGGGACCGAAGGCGGCTGA
- a CDS encoding FAD-dependent oxidoreductase — MSGEVEGGVGLSRRQFLGGAAAVAAGALSATSAIAGSAAAAPRRRKRPTVAVFGAGVAGLTAAHELVERGFDVTVYEAAGRAGLGGKARSIAVPDSATGKRRPLPGEHGFRFFPGFYQNVPDTMRRIPFGSNPNGVFDNLVEAQQANFARAGQRQDLVFAVSAPQGVAQSGPSLQATLENSTGLPPDEVAFFVGRLTIFLTSSDARRFGEWEHVGWRDFVGADRFSPEYSRSLAEAMTRNLVAAKANEASTRTIGNMCEAFLYTALRRAGTGGPDRLLNAPTNEALLEPWNKQLDRLGVRFRYRRALGRLDVRGGRVAGATANGPNGSEHIEADWFVCALPVERARVLWNTDVLAAAPELARMERLTTSWMNGIQFFLNRPLPIVAGHVSYIDSPWALTSISQGQFWTNHDLQRDYGDGRVADVLSVDISNWREPGIVFGKPAWNLQPPEIAREVLEQIKAHLNDTGQQLLTDDAVVTWFLDPAITYPAQTPQPDGRIAENREPLLINTIGSWDDRPEAATAIPNLFLAGDYVHTSTDLACMEAASESARRAVNALLAESDSTADDAEVFEMYRPPELEPAKVVDEQRYRLGLPHILDVP; from the coding sequence ATGAGCGGAGAGGTCGAGGGCGGCGTCGGTCTCTCTCGACGGCAGTTCCTCGGCGGCGCGGCCGCGGTTGCTGCGGGCGCCCTGTCGGCGACGTCGGCAATCGCGGGATCGGCAGCCGCGGCGCCGCGGCGCCGCAAGCGTCCGACCGTCGCAGTCTTCGGTGCCGGCGTCGCCGGGCTCACCGCTGCCCACGAGCTCGTCGAGCGCGGCTTCGACGTGACCGTCTACGAGGCTGCCGGGCGCGCAGGACTGGGCGGCAAGGCGCGGAGCATCGCCGTTCCGGACTCGGCGACCGGCAAGCGCCGCCCGTTGCCCGGGGAGCACGGCTTCCGGTTCTTCCCCGGCTTCTACCAGAACGTTCCCGACACGATGCGCCGGATCCCGTTCGGCTCCAATCCGAACGGAGTGTTCGACAATCTCGTCGAGGCGCAGCAGGCCAACTTCGCCAGGGCCGGCCAGCGTCAGGATCTCGTCTTCGCGGTGAGCGCTCCACAGGGCGTCGCGCAGTCGGGACCCTCGCTGCAGGCAACCCTCGAGAATTCGACCGGGTTGCCGCCGGACGAAGTTGCCTTCTTCGTCGGGCGGCTCACGATCTTCCTCACGAGCTCCGACGCGCGTCGCTTCGGTGAGTGGGAGCACGTGGGGTGGCGCGACTTCGTCGGCGCCGATCGATTCTCCCCCGAGTACAGCCGCAGTCTCGCCGAGGCGATGACGCGCAATCTCGTCGCGGCGAAGGCCAACGAGGCAAGCACCCGGACGATCGGCAACATGTGCGAGGCGTTCCTGTACACAGCGTTGCGGCGCGCCGGCACCGGAGGCCCCGACCGCTTGCTGAACGCGCCCACCAACGAGGCATTGCTCGAGCCGTGGAACAAGCAGCTCGACCGGCTCGGCGTCCGTTTTCGCTACCGGCGCGCGCTTGGCCGCCTCGACGTCCGAGGCGGCCGTGTCGCGGGCGCAACCGCGAACGGTCCGAACGGTTCCGAGCACATCGAAGCCGACTGGTTCGTCTGCGCCCTCCCGGTCGAACGCGCCCGCGTGCTCTGGAACACGGATGTCCTCGCCGCGGCTCCCGAGCTCGCGCGAATGGAACGCCTCACGACGTCGTGGATGAACGGGATCCAGTTCTTCCTGAACCGGCCATTGCCGATCGTCGCCGGGCATGTCAGCTACATCGACTCGCCGTGGGCGCTCACCTCGATCAGCCAAGGGCAGTTCTGGACGAACCACGACCTGCAGCGTGACTACGGCGACGGACGGGTGGCCGACGTTCTGTCCGTCGACATCTCCAACTGGAGGGAACCCGGCATCGTGTTCGGCAAGCCGGCATGGAACCTGCAGCCACCAGAGATCGCGCGCGAGGTCCTCGAGCAGATCAAGGCGCATCTGAACGACACCGGACAGCAGCTGCTCACCGACGACGCAGTCGTCACCTGGTTCCTCGACCCCGCGATCACCTACCCGGCCCAGACACCGCAGCCCGACGGTCGCATCGCGGAGAACCGCGAGCCGCTCCTGATCAACACGATCGGCTCCTGGGACGATCGCCCGGAAGCCGCGACCGCAATCCCGAATCTCTTCCTCGCCGGCGACTACGTGCACACGAGCACGGACCTCGCGTGCATGGAAGCGGCCAGTGAGTCAGCGCGGCGAGCGGTGAACGCGCTGCTCGCCGAGAGCGACTCCACAGCCGACGATGCCGAGGTGTTCGAGATGTACCGGCCGCCGGAGTTGGAGCCGGCCAAGGTCGTCGACGAGCAGCGTTACCGGCTGGGCCTCCCCCACATCCTCGACGTGCCGTAG
- a CDS encoding ABC transporter ATP-binding protein gives MTLLQEPSTQEEPSTNGARVFVPAPPAATFEAPDVWVDPDKSKGWIRRLLPVLKPHRRVLIGMLMASVVMLGMQLSIPQVVRGATDNALLAQNTSLTPYVLALVLLGTGQLVFGYVQRFGMQRASVELECTLRSILFSHLSKQSFRFYDSVQSGQLISRANSDIRAIQMMLGFGPMIAVSFLSFVAALALMVQMDPVLTAISVITLPFVFFTGLNMRKKLFPIAFMMMARTADIATIVEENVTGTRVVKSFAAEKSQLSLFDRAARRLRWASIQQVNNQARYGPMMQSIPQLSLVIILLVGGYQVIHGHMSLGTFIVFNTYVVMLQVPFVMIGMIMMMGQRAAASAARVLEVLDTAPDMVDAPGAVDIVSCDGDVQFQDVGFGYFEGSPVLQHFSLHLRPGETVALVGRTGCGKSTVSRLIPRFYDVTGGTLLIDGHDLRQLTITSLRSHIGMVTDEPFLFSESIRQNIAFGRPDAPFEEIEAAARAAGAHDFILELSEGYDTVIGERGYTLSGGQRQRIAIARTLLVNPRILMLDDATSSVDAQREFEIHGALRTLMRGRTTLIIAHRLSTISLADRVVVMDGGRIVADGRHDELMRDVPLYREILAHAEEEYERGHEHEEEQEEEEARRRRIAQLARGGMDGNGSAPGGGQLPELPEIPGGIA, from the coding sequence GTGACACTGCTGCAAGAACCGTCGACCCAGGAAGAACCGTCGACGAATGGCGCCCGGGTCTTCGTTCCCGCTCCGCCCGCGGCCACGTTCGAGGCTCCCGACGTCTGGGTCGACCCCGACAAATCGAAGGGCTGGATCCGGAGGTTGCTCCCGGTCCTGAAGCCCCACCGTCGCGTGCTCATCGGCATGCTCATGGCGTCGGTCGTGATGCTCGGCATGCAGCTCTCCATCCCGCAGGTCGTGCGCGGGGCCACCGACAACGCGCTGCTCGCGCAGAACACCTCGCTCACGCCGTACGTGTTGGCGCTCGTGTTGCTCGGCACCGGGCAGCTCGTATTCGGGTACGTGCAGCGGTTCGGCATGCAGCGGGCGAGCGTCGAGCTGGAGTGCACTCTCCGGTCGATCTTGTTCTCGCACCTGAGCAAGCAATCGTTCCGCTTCTACGACTCGGTGCAGTCGGGCCAGCTCATCTCGCGTGCCAACTCCGACATCCGCGCCATCCAGATGATGCTCGGGTTCGGGCCGATGATCGCGGTGTCCTTCTTGAGCTTCGTCGCCGCGCTCGCGCTCATGGTGCAGATGGACCCGGTGCTCACCGCGATCAGTGTGATCACGCTGCCGTTCGTGTTCTTCACCGGCCTGAACATGCGCAAGAAGCTGTTCCCGATCGCGTTCATGATGATGGCGCGTACTGCCGACATCGCGACGATCGTCGAGGAGAACGTCACCGGCACGCGCGTGGTCAAGTCGTTCGCTGCCGAGAAGAGCCAGCTCAGCCTCTTCGACCGTGCGGCGCGCCGGCTCCGATGGGCATCGATCCAGCAGGTGAACAACCAGGCGCGCTACGGGCCGATGATGCAGAGCATCCCGCAGCTCAGCCTCGTGATCATCCTCCTCGTCGGCGGCTACCAGGTTATCCACGGGCACATGTCGCTCGGCACATTCATCGTGTTCAACACCTACGTCGTGATGCTCCAGGTCCCGTTCGTGATGATCGGCATGATCATGATGATGGGGCAACGGGCAGCCGCGTCGGCCGCGCGTGTGCTCGAGGTACTCGATACGGCGCCCGACATGGTCGATGCTCCGGGCGCGGTCGATATCGTCAGTTGCGACGGCGACGTCCAGTTCCAAGACGTCGGCTTCGGTTACTTCGAGGGCAGCCCGGTATTGCAGCACTTCTCGCTGCACCTGCGGCCGGGCGAAACCGTCGCACTCGTCGGCCGAACGGGATGCGGGAAGTCCACGGTCTCGCGCCTCATTCCCCGTTTCTACGACGTCACCGGCGGCACGCTGCTGATCGACGGCCACGACCTACGCCAACTCACCATCACGAGTCTGCGTTCGCACATCGGCATGGTCACCGACGAGCCGTTCTTGTTCTCGGAGTCGATTCGCCAGAACATCGCCTTCGGGCGGCCCGACGCTCCGTTCGAAGAGATCGAGGCCGCCGCGCGCGCGGCGGGTGCGCACGACTTCATCCTCGAACTGTCCGAGGGTTACGACACCGTGATCGGCGAGCGCGGCTACACGCTGTCGGGTGGGCAGCGTCAGCGCATCGCGATCGCACGGACGCTGCTGGTGAACCCGCGCATCCTCATGCTCGACGACGCGACCAGCTCGGTCGACGCCCAGCGCGAGTTCGAGATCCACGGCGCGCTGCGCACGCTCATGCGCGGTCGCACCACACTCATCATCGCCCACCGGTTGTCCACCATCAGCCTCGCCGACCGCGTCGTCGTGATGGACGGTGGTCGCATCGTCGCCGATGGTCGACACGACGAGCTGATGCGTGACGTCCCTCTCTATCGGGAGATCCTCGCCCACGCCGAGGAGGAATACGAGCGGGGGCACGAACACGAGGAGGAACAAGAGGAAGAGGAGGCGCGGCGCCGGCGCATCGCGCAGCTGGCACGGGGTGGCATGGACGGCAATGGTTCCGCGCCGGGCGGTGGCCAGCTCCCCGAGCTTCCCGAGATTCCCGGGGGAATCGCCTGA